The Calditrichota bacterium DNA segment TGAGCACGCTGGCAGCCGGGTATTTGAAGCCGAAAGAAGCCTATGAGTATTTATTTTCATTGCCGCGTGTGGATTCAGTTGTTGTGGGTCTTTCCAGCACGAATCATGCGGTAGAGACATTTTCGGAGATTCGGAAACATATTTAATTGAAAAAGGGGACTTATTGATCGCCCACTTTTACATTTTATGGAGGAAAATACAATGAAATATTTTCTCGTGTCAGGAGCATGCGGCTTTGTCGGGAGAAATTTGGTAAAGCGATTATATAAAACAACTGATGCAATTATTTTTATGATTGATGATCTTTCCATTGGCACTCATCCGTCACAATGGTTGGCAGATACAACTGTTGTGCAAAATAAAGACCTGGAAATATTTGGCAAAGATGAGAGACTTGTTTTTTGGAAAGGGGATTTCAGAAAATTTGTGGGGGATCTTTTAGAAAATCCGGCATATCTGAAAGATAAATATGGGATGAATATTGATAAATTTAATGATGTATATCATTTTGCGGCTATCGTGGGTGGGCGCGCGAAAATTGATGGTGACCCCATGGCTGTGGCTTTAGACCTTGCCATTGATGCAGAATTTTTCTATTGGGTTTGCCAACATAAGCCGGATAGAGTTCTTTATCCGAGTTCGAGTGCTGCCTATCCTATCGACTTGCAAGCTGAAAGCGGCGCAGTTGCACTGAAAGAAACAGACATAGATTTTCAATCGAATCTTGGAAAACCGGACATGACCTATGGCTGGTCGAAACTCACCGGAGAATATCTTGCACAAATCGCTGCAAAATATTATGGAATTTCAGTTGCCTGTGTCAGGCCTTTTTCTGGCTATGGCGAAGATCAGGATCTCTCCTATCCTGTTCCTGCAATCGCTGATCGCGCTGCCAGGAAAGAAAATCCTTTTGAAGTGTGGGGAACAGGAAAACAGGCGAGAGATTTTGTGCATATTGATGATGCCATCGATTGTATCCTGATGGCAATGGACAATATTCATGATGGTTCGGCGATTAATATTGGTTCAGGGAAATTAACTTCTTTCCTTGAAATCATTGAACTTTTTACAAAATTTGCCGGTTATAAGCCCACAATTAAGCCTCTGCTGGATAAACCAGTGGGCGTGCATTCCAGATACGCAAATATGGACTATGTGAAAAGTAAATTTGGCTGGGAGCCTCATATTTCTCTGGAAGAAGGAATGCGCCGGGTTTATGAAGCGAGGCTAAAAGAGATTTAAATTCCAATGAAAATTTAAAGAAGATTGGAAATGTTCACTATTGACAGCCAGTAGAGGGAAAAATGGAATCAAAGAAAAAAGTCGTTGTTTTTGGGTCGGGTCCGAAATTCATTGGATTCGGTCTTTACAACACTTCGTTAGCCAAAGCATTAGACAAATTTCCTGACACGGA contains these protein-coding regions:
- a CDS encoding NAD-dependent epimerase/dehydratase family protein; this translates as MKYFLVSGACGFVGRNLVKRLYKTTDAIIFMIDDLSIGTHPSQWLADTTVVQNKDLEIFGKDERLVFWKGDFRKFVGDLLENPAYLKDKYGMNIDKFNDVYHFAAIVGGRAKIDGDPMAVALDLAIDAEFFYWVCQHKPDRVLYPSSSAAYPIDLQAESGAVALKETDIDFQSNLGKPDMTYGWSKLTGEYLAQIAAKYYGISVACVRPFSGYGEDQDLSYPVPAIADRAARKENPFEVWGTGKQARDFVHIDDAIDCILMAMDNIHDGSAINIGSGKLTSFLEIIELFTKFAGYKPTIKPLLDKPVGVHSRYANMDYVKSKFGWEPHISLEEGMRRVYEARLKEI